One window of Gemmatimonadota bacterium genomic DNA carries:
- the nrfD gene encoding polysulfide reductase NrfD — protein MQYGFIIDNRKCIGCHACTVACKAEHEVPLGVNRTWVKYIEKGTYPNTARHFSVMRCNHCEDAPCVEICPVTALYTRKDGIVDFDPRRCIGCKGCMQACPYDALYIDPDTHTAAKCNYCAHRVDIGLEPACVNVCPEHAIISGDMDDGSTEIAQLLAKEQVTVRKVEKDTKPRLYYIDGDEASLTPGETATSDNYMWSSQSDGVGHFARYVEERTAKADPEEMVRQLGGEGQDGQAGGSVQGGAGGQRDIGGPAGAESGSERGNGKDAAARRVYDAPDKGVLWGNDVAAYVWTKAISAGAFLLPFAASVFGYSVDPILAWAGCTVALTFLLATTILLVGDLTQPKRFLYVLLRPQWKSWLVLGGYALTLYGLALTLWATAMWTGRTGAADVIGWITAALAVVTAVYTAFLFAQAKGRDFWQSPTLVLHMLLHAVLAGAAVFAVVFLFSAPGENWLAFVRNTLIAAIILNLLVIASEMLTPHPTADARKAVQAIVRGRYRGYFWVLGIAIGNLAPVVMAWIGGEALLAAAGAGVLIGLYATEYVWVRAPQDIPLS, from the coding sequence ATGCAATACGGTTTCATCATAGACAACAGGAAGTGTATCGGATGCCACGCCTGCACGGTGGCGTGCAAGGCCGAGCACGAGGTGCCCCTCGGCGTCAACCGGACCTGGGTGAAGTACATCGAGAAAGGAACGTATCCGAACACGGCCAGGCATTTCTCCGTCATGCGGTGCAACCACTGCGAAGACGCCCCCTGCGTGGAGATCTGCCCGGTGACGGCGCTGTACACCCGGAAAGACGGCATCGTCGATTTCGATCCCAGGCGCTGTATCGGATGCAAGGGCTGCATGCAGGCCTGTCCCTACGACGCCCTGTACATCGATCCGGACACCCATACGGCGGCCAAGTGCAACTACTGCGCCCACCGGGTGGATATCGGTCTCGAGCCCGCCTGCGTGAACGTCTGCCCGGAACACGCCATCATCTCCGGCGACATGGACGATGGTTCGACGGAGATCGCCCAGTTGCTCGCGAAGGAACAGGTGACGGTCCGCAAGGTCGAAAAGGATACGAAGCCCCGCCTGTACTATATCGATGGCGACGAGGCCTCTTTGACACCCGGAGAAACCGCGACGTCCGACAACTACATGTGGAGTTCGCAGTCGGACGGCGTCGGGCATTTCGCCCGTTACGTGGAGGAACGGACCGCCAAGGCGGACCCGGAGGAGATGGTACGGCAACTTGGCGGTGAAGGACAGGACGGACAAGCTGGCGGCAGTGTGCAAGGTGGCGCCGGAGGACAGCGTGACATCGGTGGCCCGGCGGGAGCGGAATCCGGAAGCGAACGTGGGAATGGGAAAGACGCCGCGGCGCGCCGGGTCTACGACGCCCCGGACAAGGGCGTGTTGTGGGGCAACGACGTGGCGGCCTACGTGTGGACCAAGGCCATATCGGCGGGGGCTTTCCTCCTTCCCTTCGCGGCGTCGGTCTTCGGATATTCCGTCGATCCGATTCTCGCCTGGGCCGGCTGCACCGTGGCCCTGACGTTTCTCCTTGCCACGACGATTCTGCTGGTCGGCGACCTGACCCAGCCCAAACGCTTTCTCTACGTGCTGCTGCGTCCCCAGTGGAAATCCTGGCTCGTGCTCGGCGGCTACGCGCTGACCCTCTACGGGCTGGCGCTCACGCTGTGGGCCACGGCCATGTGGACGGGCCGGACCGGGGCGGCCGACGTCATCGGCTGGATCACGGCCGCGCTGGCGGTCGTCACGGCGGTGTACACGGCCTTTCTCTTCGCCCAGGCCAAGGGACGGGATTTCTGGCAGAGTCCGACGCTGGTCCTGCACATGCTGCTCCACGCGGTGCTGGCCGGCGCGGCGGTATTCGCTGTTGTTTTCCTGTTCAGTGCGCCCGGTGAGAACTGGCTCGCTTTCGTCCGCAATACCCTGATCGCCGCCATCATCCTGAACCTGCTGGTCATCGCGTCCGAGATGCTGACGCCCCATCCGACGGCCGACGCCCGAAAAGCCGTACAGGCCATCGTTCGCGGCCGGTACCGGGGGTATTTCTGGGTACTCGGCATCGCCATAGGCAACCTGGCGCCCGTCGTCATGGCCTGGATCGGCGGTGAAGCGTTGCTCGCCGCGGCGGGAGCGGGCGTACTGATCGGCCTCTACGCGACGGAGTACGTCTGGGTCAGGGCGCCGCAGGACATCCCATTGAGCTGA